A window of the Dickeya dianthicola NCPPB 453 genome harbors these coding sequences:
- the yihX gene encoding glucose-1-phosphatase: MLYIFDLGNVIIDIDFNRVLGVWRNLSGVPLAALRERFMQGRTFEQHERGEISDEEFASRFSHELGMTLSFEQFSTGWQAIFIGVRKDVIDIMHRLRQEGHRVVILSNTNRLHCQFWPDEYPEIQQAVDRLYLSQDIGQRKPEAAIYHHVLREEGVDASDALFFDDNAANVDAANVLGIRSILVSDRQVVPNFFASQVFKQES, encoded by the coding sequence ATGCTGTATATCTTTGATTTAGGTAATGTGATTATCGATATTGATTTCAACCGTGTTCTGGGGGTGTGGCGCAATCTGAGCGGCGTGCCGCTGGCGGCTCTGCGTGAACGTTTTATGCAAGGGCGCACCTTTGAACAGCATGAGCGGGGTGAAATCAGCGATGAGGAATTTGCGTCGCGGTTCAGTCATGAATTGGGAATGACGCTCAGTTTTGAGCAGTTCTCGACCGGTTGGCAGGCCATTTTCATCGGTGTACGCAAAGATGTGATCGACATCATGCATCGTTTGCGGCAGGAAGGGCATCGCGTGGTAATACTCTCCAATACCAATCGCTTGCACTGTCAATTCTGGCCGGACGAATACCCTGAAATTCAGCAAGCTGTGGACCGGCTTTACCTGTCGCAGGATATCGGCCAGCGCAAACCCGAGGCGGCGATTTATCACCATGTTCTGCGCGAAGAGGGCGTTGACGCCAGTGACGCGCTCTTTTTTGACGATAATGCCGCCAATGTGGACGCGGCGAATGTATTGGGCATCCGTTCCATTCTGGTTAGCGATCGGCAGGTGGTGCCGAATTTTTTTGCCAGCCAGGTTTTTAAGCAGGAGTCGTAA
- a CDS encoding AsmA family protein — MKLIGKLLLTLLLLALLAVVVLYVLAQTEWGARHISQWVNQRTEYQVSFRKMAHDWSAPRRIQLLDVSFGHKNQPVTLIAQSVSAGFSVRQITDPRHFSSLMLEGGTLNLGQTGFTLPIEADVLQLKAMALHAQDGDWRLRSEQVTGGITPWQPEPGYLLGKKAAFQLSAHSLLLNDLPASKVLVQGQLNNQQLTLENFGADVARGELTGNASRAEDGSWLVNNLRLSNVRLQTRQSMADFWQPVARLPAVTVNRFDLIDARIEGQNWAFTDLDVTLQNVTFRQNDWQSDDGSLSFNATDIVNGNMHLVDPIVSLDLSKQGVNIKQFSTRWEGGLLRTSGNWLRSNQRLTLDELVVAGMEYTLPADWRQRWQQTLPDWLAEVELRKFSANHNLLIDINPAFPFQLTALDGVGSNLLLARNHQWGVWQGALNLNASDATFNKVDIRRPSLALNANDNQITLTDLSAFTQSGLLEAKAVIAQQPARIFTLDLTGKAVAFDVLTRWGWPAPATAPTGNTNLQLHLNGRLEATSPLRPTLNGTLQGIDSAGRAISQAMHQETVADSAPALSTPPTAPAASPAAQP, encoded by the coding sequence ATGAAACTTATCGGGAAACTTCTTCTCACACTGCTGTTACTGGCGCTGCTGGCTGTGGTGGTGCTGTACGTATTGGCCCAGACTGAATGGGGCGCCAGACATATCAGTCAGTGGGTTAATCAACGTACCGAATACCAGGTGTCATTCAGGAAGATGGCGCATGACTGGTCCGCCCCTAGGCGCATTCAATTGCTGGACGTCAGCTTCGGTCATAAAAATCAACCCGTTACACTGATCGCGCAAAGCGTGTCCGCGGGATTCAGCGTGCGCCAGATTACCGACCCGCGCCATTTTTCCAGCCTGATGCTGGAAGGCGGCACCCTCAATCTGGGTCAGACCGGTTTTACGTTGCCGATTGAAGCCGATGTTCTGCAACTGAAAGCGATGGCGCTGCATGCGCAGGATGGCGATTGGCGATTGAGAAGCGAACAGGTAACAGGCGGTATTACGCCGTGGCAACCGGAACCCGGCTATCTGCTGGGTAAAAAGGCGGCGTTCCAGCTCAGCGCGCACTCTCTGCTCCTCAACGACTTGCCAGCCAGCAAGGTATTAGTACAAGGACAGCTCAATAACCAGCAGCTGACGCTGGAGAACTTCGGCGCCGATGTGGCGCGGGGAGAGCTGACGGGCAATGCATCCCGCGCGGAAGACGGCAGTTGGCTCGTCAATAACCTGCGGCTAAGCAATGTTCGGTTGCAAACCCGGCAGTCGATGGCGGATTTCTGGCAACCGGTGGCCCGCCTGCCGGCGGTAACCGTCAATCGCTTTGACCTGATCGATGCCCGTATCGAAGGGCAAAACTGGGCGTTCACCGATCTGGACGTCACCCTGCAAAACGTGACCTTCCGGCAGAACGACTGGCAAAGCGACGACGGCTCGCTGTCATTCAACGCTACCGATATCGTGAATGGCAACATGCATCTGGTCGACCCGATCGTCAGTCTGGATTTGTCGAAACAGGGCGTGAACATCAAACAGTTCTCTACCCGCTGGGAAGGCGGCCTGCTGCGCACCAGCGGCAACTGGCTGCGCAGCAACCAGCGGCTGACGCTGGATGAGCTGGTGGTGGCCGGCATGGAATACACGCTGCCGGCAGATTGGCGTCAACGCTGGCAACAAACGCTGCCCGACTGGCTGGCGGAAGTGGAGCTTCGGAAATTCAGCGCCAATCATAACCTGCTGATTGATATTAACCCGGCGTTTCCTTTCCAGCTTACCGCGCTGGACGGCGTCGGCAGCAATCTGTTGCTGGCGCGTAACCACCAGTGGGGCGTGTGGCAAGGCGCGCTGAACCTGAACGCCAGTGACGCCACCTTCAACAAGGTCGATATTCGCCGTCCATCGCTGGCGCTGAACGCCAATGACAACCAAATCACGCTGACGGACCTGAGCGCCTTTACCCAAAGCGGTTTGCTGGAAGCCAAAGCGGTGATTGCACAGCAGCCCGCCCGGATTTTTACGCTGGATCTGACCGGCAAGGCAGTGGCGTTCGATGTCCTGACCCGCTGGGGTTGGCCTGCCCCGGCAACCGCACCCACCGGCAACACCAACCTGCAGTTACACCTGAACGGCCGGCTGGAAGCGACAAGCCCGCTTAGACCGACGCTCAACGGCACGCTGCAAGGCATCGACAGCGCCGGGCGCGCCATCAGCCAGGCAATGCATCAGGAGACGGTGGCAGACAGCGCGCCCGCCCTGTCGACCCCGCCGACGGCACCCGCAGCATCGCCAGCCGCACAGCCTTAA
- the typA gene encoding ribosome-dependent GTPase TypA: MIENLRNIAIIAHVDHGKTTLVDKLLQQSGTLGERNEATERVMDSNDLEKERGITILAKNTAINWNDYRINIVDTPGHADFGGEVERVMSMVDSVLLLVDAMDGPMPQTRFVTQKAFAYGLKPIVVINKVDRPGARPDWVVDQVFDLFVNLGATDEQLDFPIVYASALNGIAGLDHNDMAEDMTPLFESIVKHVEAPNVDLNGPFQMQISQLDYNNYVGVIGIGRIKRGVVKPNQQVSIIDSEGKVRNGKVSQVLGHLGLQRIESSLAEAGDIVAITGLGELNISDTICETSCVEALPALSVDEPTVTMYFCVNTSPFCGKEGKYVTSRQILDRLRKELVHNVALRVEETEDPDAFRVSGRGELHLSVLIENMRREGFELAVSRPKVIFRTIDGRRQEPFEQVTVDIEEQHQGSVMEALGLRKGDMRDMIPDGKGRVRLDYVIPSRGLIGFRTDFMTMTSGTGLLYSTFSHYDDIRPGEIGQRQNGVLISNGQGKAVAYALFSLQERGKLFLGHGAEVYEGQIIGIHTRSNDLTVNCLTGKKLTNMRASGTDEATVLVPPVKMSLEQALEFIDDDELVEVTPNSVRLRKRHLTENDRRRANRSSKDE, encoded by the coding sequence GTGATCGAAAATTTGCGTAACATCGCTATTATTGCGCACGTTGACCATGGAAAAACAACCCTGGTTGACAAGCTGCTGCAACAGTCCGGTACGTTGGGTGAGCGTAATGAAGCCACCGAACGTGTTATGGACTCCAATGATTTGGAAAAAGAGCGCGGGATTACCATCCTCGCCAAAAACACCGCCATCAACTGGAACGACTACCGCATCAATATCGTGGATACCCCGGGACACGCCGACTTCGGCGGCGAGGTAGAACGCGTGATGTCCATGGTGGACTCTGTACTGCTGCTGGTAGACGCGATGGACGGCCCGATGCCGCAGACGCGTTTCGTGACTCAGAAAGCTTTTGCCTATGGCTTGAAGCCGATCGTTGTCATTAATAAGGTTGACCGGCCCGGCGCGCGTCCTGACTGGGTGGTCGATCAGGTCTTCGACCTGTTCGTGAACCTGGGTGCCACCGATGAGCAACTGGACTTCCCGATCGTTTATGCGTCCGCGCTGAACGGCATCGCCGGTCTGGATCATAACGATATGGCGGAAGACATGACTCCGCTGTTCGAATCCATCGTGAAACACGTTGAAGCGCCGAATGTCGACCTCAACGGCCCGTTCCAGATGCAGATCTCCCAGCTGGATTACAACAACTACGTTGGTGTTATCGGCATCGGCCGTATCAAACGTGGCGTGGTGAAACCGAACCAGCAGGTCAGCATCATCGACAGCGAAGGCAAGGTTCGTAACGGTAAAGTGAGCCAGGTACTGGGTCATCTGGGCCTGCAGCGTATCGAAAGCTCGCTGGCGGAAGCTGGCGACATCGTTGCGATCACCGGTCTGGGCGAACTGAACATTTCCGACACTATCTGCGAAACTTCCTGTGTGGAAGCACTGCCGGCATTGTCGGTGGATGAGCCGACCGTAACCATGTATTTCTGCGTCAACACCTCGCCGTTCTGCGGCAAGGAAGGCAAATACGTCACGTCCCGTCAGATTCTGGATCGTCTGCGTAAAGAACTGGTGCATAACGTGGCGCTGCGTGTGGAAGAAACGGAAGACCCGGATGCGTTCCGCGTGTCCGGCCGTGGTGAACTGCACCTGTCTGTTCTTATCGAGAACATGCGTCGTGAAGGGTTCGAACTGGCGGTATCCCGCCCGAAAGTTATCTTCCGCACCATCGATGGCCGCCGTCAGGAGCCGTTCGAGCAGGTGACTGTGGATATCGAAGAACAGCATCAGGGTTCGGTGATGGAAGCGTTGGGTCTGCGTAAAGGCGATATGCGCGACATGATCCCGGATGGCAAAGGTCGCGTACGTCTGGATTACGTGATTCCGAGCCGTGGCTTGATCGGCTTCCGTACCGATTTCATGACCATGACGTCCGGCACCGGTCTGCTGTACTCCACGTTCAGCCACTACGATGACATCCGTCCGGGTGAAATCGGCCAGCGTCAGAACGGCGTGCTGATCTCCAACGGTCAGGGCAAAGCAGTCGCGTATGCGCTGTTCAGCCTGCAGGAGCGCGGCAAACTGTTCCTGGGCCACGGCGCCGAAGTGTACGAAGGCCAGATCATCGGTATTCACACTCGTTCCAACGACCTGACCGTTAACTGTCTGACGGGTAAAAAGCTGACCAACATGCGTGCTTCCGGTACTGACGAAGCCACCGTGCTGGTGCCGCCGGTGAAAATGTCGCTGGAGCAGGCGCTGGAGTTCATCGATGATGACGAACTGGTTGAAGTAACGCCGAATTCTGTTCGTCTGCGTAAACGTCACCTGACGGAAAACGATCGTCGTCGTGCCAACCGCTCCTCCAAGGACGAATAA
- the fabY gene encoding fatty acid biosynthesis protein FabY, protein MYYLRVPESAEELDAYYQFRWEMLRKPLHQPLGSERDAYDALAHHQAIVDGQGHLVAVGRLSINADNEASIRFLAVHPDVQRKGLGTLMAMALESVARQEGVKRVVCSAREDAMAFFSRLGFVNQGEITTPMTTPVRHFLMIKPVATLDDILHRPDWCGQLQQAWYNHIPLSEKMGVRISQYTGQKFITTMPEAGNQNPHHTLFAGSMFSLATLTGWGLIWLLLRERQLGGTIILADAHIRYSTPVTGRPSAVADLGSLSGDLDRLARGRKARVQLQVELFGNDKKGAVFEGIYIVLPPDTDELLEQGGSAIR, encoded by the coding sequence ATGTACTACCTGAGAGTACCGGAAAGCGCTGAAGAGCTGGATGCTTATTACCAGTTCCGCTGGGAAATGTTGCGTAAACCGCTGCATCAGCCGCTAGGCTCCGAGCGTGATGCCTATGATGCGCTGGCCCACCATCAAGCCATCGTTGATGGGCAAGGTCATTTGGTGGCGGTTGGCCGTCTCTCAATCAATGCTGACAATGAAGCATCGATACGTTTTCTGGCCGTCCATCCTGACGTACAACGCAAGGGCCTGGGAACGCTAATGGCGATGGCGCTGGAGTCAGTGGCGCGTCAGGAAGGGGTGAAGCGGGTGGTGTGCAGCGCTCGTGAGGATGCAATGGCGTTTTTCTCCCGCCTTGGCTTTGTCAATCAGGGGGAAATCACCACGCCGATGACCACGCCGGTACGCCACTTTTTGATGATTAAACCGGTGGCGACGCTGGATGACATTCTGCATCGTCCGGATTGGTGTGGTCAGTTGCAGCAGGCGTGGTACAACCACATTCCTCTCAGTGAGAAAATGGGGGTGCGTATCAGCCAATACACCGGGCAGAAATTCATTACCACCATGCCGGAGGCGGGGAACCAGAACCCGCACCATACGCTGTTTGCCGGCAGCATGTTCTCGCTGGCGACGTTAACCGGGTGGGGGCTTATCTGGCTGCTGCTGCGTGAGCGGCAACTGGGCGGCACCATTATTCTGGCGGATGCGCACATCCGCTACAGCACACCGGTGACCGGGCGCCCCAGTGCGGTGGCGGATTTGGGGTCGTTGAGCGGTGATTTGGACAGGCTGGCGCGCGGGCGCAAAGCGCGGGTGCAGTTGCAGGTGGAACTGTTTGGCAACGATAAAAAGGGTGCGGTGTTTGAAGGTATCTACATCGTGCTGCCGCCGGATACGGACGAATTGCTTGAACAGGGCGGCTCTGCCATTCGCTAA
- the glnA gene encoding glutamate--ammonia ligase, with the protein MSVEHVLTMLDEHEVKFVDLRFTDTKGKEQHVTIPAHQVDADFFEDGKMFDGSSIGGWKGINESDMVLMPDATTAVLDPFFEESTLIIRCDILEPGTMQGYDRDPRSIAKRAEDFLRASGIADTVLFGPEPEFFLFDDVRFGSGISGSHVTIDDIEGAWNSSTKYEGGNKGHRPAVKGGYFPVPPVDSAQDLRSAMCLTMEQMGLVVEAHHHEVATAGQNEVATRFNTMTKKADEIQIYKYVVHNVAHAFGKTATFMPKPMFGDNGSGMHCHMSLAKDGANLFSGDKYGGLSETALYYIGGVIKHAKAINALSNPTTNSYKRLVPGYEAPVMLAYSARNRSASIRIPVVSSPKARRIEVRFPDPAANPYLCFAALLMAGLDGIINKIHPGDAMDKNLYDLPPEEAKEIPTVAGSLEEALNALNADREFLTRGGVFTDDAIDAYIELRIAENDRVRMTPHPVEFELYYSV; encoded by the coding sequence ATGTCAGTAGAACACGTTTTGACGATGCTGGATGAGCATGAGGTGAAGTTTGTTGATCTTCGCTTCACGGACACCAAAGGTAAAGAACAGCACGTCACCATTCCTGCCCACCAGGTTGATGCTGACTTCTTCGAAGACGGCAAAATGTTTGATGGTTCCTCAATTGGCGGCTGGAAAGGCATCAACGAATCCGACATGGTGTTAATGCCTGACGCGACTACTGCAGTTCTGGATCCGTTCTTCGAAGAATCGACCCTGATTATCCGTTGTGACATTCTGGAACCGGGCACCATGCAGGGCTATGACCGCGACCCGCGTTCCATCGCCAAACGCGCTGAAGATTTCCTGCGTGCTTCCGGCATCGCCGACACCGTGCTGTTTGGGCCAGAGCCGGAATTCTTCCTGTTCGATGACGTGCGCTTCGGCAGCGGCATCTCCGGTTCTCACGTCACCATCGACGACATCGAAGGCGCCTGGAACTCCAGCACCAAATACGAAGGCGGCAACAAAGGCCACCGTCCGGCGGTGAAAGGCGGTTACTTCCCGGTTCCGCCGGTAGATTCCGCGCAGGATCTGCGCTCCGCCATGTGTCTGACTATGGAGCAGATGGGTCTGGTAGTTGAAGCGCATCACCACGAAGTAGCGACCGCTGGTCAGAACGAAGTGGCAACCCGCTTCAACACCATGACCAAGAAAGCCGACGAAATCCAGATCTACAAATATGTCGTGCATAACGTAGCGCACGCCTTCGGCAAAACCGCAACCTTCATGCCGAAACCGATGTTCGGCGATAACGGTTCCGGTATGCACTGCCATATGTCTCTGGCTAAAGACGGCGCTAACCTGTTCTCCGGCGACAAATACGGCGGCCTGTCCGAAACCGCGCTGTACTACATCGGCGGTGTTATCAAACACGCTAAAGCCATCAACGCGCTGTCCAACCCGACCACCAACTCTTACAAGCGTCTGGTTCCGGGTTACGAAGCGCCGGTTATGCTGGCCTACTCTGCCCGTAACCGTTCTGCCTCTATCCGTATTCCGGTGGTGTCCAGCCCGAAAGCGCGTCGTATCGAAGTGCGTTTCCCGGACCCGGCCGCTAACCCGTACCTGTGCTTCGCCGCACTGTTGATGGCTGGCCTGGACGGCATCATCAACAAGATTCACCCGGGCGATGCAATGGACAAGAACCTGTACGATCTGCCGCCGGAAGAAGCGAAAGAGATCCCGACCGTAGCCGGCTCTCTGGAAGAAGCGCTGAACGCCCTGAATGCAGACCGCGAGTTCCTGACCCGCGGCGGCGTATTCACCGACGACGCGATCGATGCTTACATCGAACTGCGTATCGCTGAAAACGACCGTGTTCGCATGACGCCGCATCCGGTTGAGTTCGAACTGTACTACAGCGTGTAA
- the dtd gene encoding D-aminoacyl-tRNA deacylase: MIALIQRVSGASVAVDGAVVGEIDHGLLVLLGVEQGDDEQKAARLSEKVIGYRIFSDDNGKMNLNVQQAGGSLLVVSQFTLAADTQKGMRPSFSRGAAPAEADRLYQYFVGQCRERGLTTETGRFAADMKVSLVNDGPVTFWLQV, translated from the coding sequence ATGATCGCATTAATTCAGCGGGTATCCGGCGCGAGTGTGGCGGTAGACGGCGCGGTAGTCGGGGAAATTGATCACGGACTGCTGGTGCTGCTGGGCGTAGAGCAAGGCGACGACGAACAGAAAGCGGCCCGTTTATCTGAAAAGGTGATCGGCTATCGGATTTTCAGCGATGACAACGGCAAGATGAATCTGAACGTTCAGCAAGCCGGCGGCAGTCTGCTGGTGGTGTCGCAGTTTACGTTGGCGGCGGATACGCAAAAAGGCATGCGCCCCAGCTTTTCCCGTGGCGCGGCGCCAGCCGAAGCCGATCGGTTGTATCAGTATTTTGTCGGCCAGTGCCGTGAACGCGGGCTGACGACGGAAACCGGCCGTTTTGCCGCGGACATGAAAGTATCTCTGGTAAATGATGGGCCTGTAACTTTTTGGTTGCAGGTATAG